Proteins co-encoded in one Acidisarcina sp. genomic window:
- a CDS encoding TonB-dependent receptor: MDNSELSDCRNRRTSGKGEEASKHTWRLDQKRVLNQQSYLISEAELKNTLFSIRVLFLFLAIGVIGAAPAFAQSDTSSLSGTVSDSSGAMVASAKITVHNNATLINREVVSNETGNFTITNLAPGIYSMHIEAAGFQTTTLNDVHLDPNIGRHVDIAMKVGNTTTSVTVEALANTVQTESGSVGQLITPEQVKSIQLNGRNPLYLSQMEPGVVRTNPMASFAFGLDNGINVNGARSQESVITYDGAPMVRTRSNGTSVGVADVDSTSAVQVLTTSYPAEYGRTSGGQIRMVPKSGTSDFHGSAFEYFRNTALNANTWSRNFAHRNRQGFHYNQFGWNLNGPVYIPGHFNSDRKKLFFLLGQEWTRYNHDDLSQQKVPTELMRTGNFSELLGPNIFYNSPVQIVNPTTGVPYPGNIIPPDQLSSNGTGLLRAYPAPNASNNPNNWIDSAPYTEKQRKDSIVVDFVPADAHHFRFSLLNYNYNDYEPHFGNFNTNPRIFKRPNQIAVFHYTWAVNPTIVNDAYVSGAADHVDINIDTSSGRYDRTKYGINYPYLFGSATKVVPNKIPTIQLSNFGTLDGGPYPSRSGGIVYDVGDTVTKVWGNHTLKVGGLWEYAGENNYDQISVDNTRPGTTNNQNGLFVFTDARGGSSASPVPTSKAAVANAALGLFDTYGEIGTRSYTLFRGNMFEGFAQDQWRVSSKLVLEYGTRYSVMMPYHALWGNQAFFSEKDYNPALAPAVNPSTGFITGGDPLNGVVIPGSGFPSSAKGHVPDSILNGGYQRLFRGYDSGYSPTVYSNIQPRLGFAYQVMPGTVLRAGGGRYIQRLGISDTVHVGGNAPFQPASNVTRGIVDNPGGIGTNATPLAFTSHAHTYPSPEAWGWNVTAEHEFQNIGVFTLSYVGRRGYHLEQLANVNQLRPGTVQANPGVNPDALRPYKGYSTIIEAENVGGSFYHSMQANLRRRLTNGLLFGVAYTWSKSLDYGSSNGTNIINAYDNSIMHGPSDFDTRHVLVANYVWDIPYGTHSTNGFVRNTLGNWQFSGTIQGQSGRPLTVSQNNDRAGVGPGSGNQFWVATRSPVLYHQFSGGTSSKQWFESRAFSPAPIGTFAPRGTRGLIYGPGFQSFSAALQKAFQVIPGHDNHQLIFKAEAFNYANHPNYDNPDMGPTSGTFGRITGKGNTYPSERQFQFSLRYAF; the protein is encoded by the coding sequence GTGGATAACTCAGAATTGTCCGACTGTAGAAACAGGCGTACTTCGGGAAAGGGCGAGGAAGCTAGTAAACACACGTGGCGGCTTGATCAGAAACGGGTCCTCAACCAACAGTCATATCTTATTTCGGAGGCTGAGTTGAAGAACACACTCTTTAGCATTCGCGTGCTTTTCTTATTTCTCGCGATAGGCGTGATAGGTGCCGCTCCTGCTTTTGCGCAATCGGATACTTCATCCCTTTCAGGGACTGTTTCAGATTCATCCGGAGCAATGGTTGCAAGTGCAAAGATTACCGTGCACAACAACGCCACCCTGATCAACAGGGAGGTCGTCAGCAATGAAACAGGCAATTTCACCATCACCAATCTAGCGCCCGGCATCTACAGCATGCACATAGAAGCTGCCGGTTTTCAGACGACTACTCTCAATGACGTGCACCTTGATCCCAACATCGGGCGCCATGTTGACATCGCGATGAAGGTTGGCAACACCACCACCTCGGTTACCGTGGAGGCGCTTGCCAACACGGTGCAGACGGAGAGCGGATCGGTCGGGCAGTTGATCACTCCGGAACAGGTGAAGAGCATCCAACTCAACGGCCGGAATCCCTTGTATCTTTCGCAGATGGAGCCAGGCGTTGTACGCACCAACCCGATGGCGTCCTTTGCCTTCGGACTTGATAACGGCATCAATGTGAACGGCGCGCGCTCGCAGGAGAGCGTAATCACGTATGATGGCGCACCGATGGTGCGCACGCGATCGAATGGCACAAGCGTAGGCGTAGCCGATGTGGATTCCACCTCGGCAGTACAAGTGCTGACCACCAGCTATCCGGCGGAGTACGGCCGTACATCAGGCGGTCAGATCCGAATGGTTCCGAAGAGCGGAACCAGCGACTTCCACGGCAGCGCCTTTGAGTATTTTCGAAACACCGCCCTTAATGCCAATACCTGGTCCCGCAATTTCGCGCATCGCAATCGGCAGGGTTTCCACTATAACCAGTTCGGATGGAATTTGAACGGTCCCGTCTACATTCCCGGCCACTTCAACAGTGACCGCAAAAAACTGTTCTTCCTCCTCGGACAGGAGTGGACACGCTACAACCACGACGATCTGTCACAGCAGAAGGTTCCGACGGAACTGATGCGTACCGGTAACTTCAGCGAGCTGCTCGGACCTAACATTTTTTACAACTCGCCCGTGCAAATTGTGAACCCGACAACAGGCGTTCCGTATCCGGGCAATATCATTCCGCCCGACCAGCTCAGTTCCAACGGCACCGGTCTACTCAGAGCTTATCCGGCACCGAATGCATCCAACAATCCAAACAACTGGATCGATTCTGCGCCCTACACAGAGAAGCAGCGTAAGGACAGCATCGTCGTCGACTTCGTTCCCGCCGATGCACATCATTTCCGCTTCAGCCTTCTGAACTATAACTACAACGATTACGAGCCGCACTTCGGCAACTTCAATACCAACCCGCGCATCTTCAAGCGGCCGAATCAGATTGCTGTGTTCCACTACACGTGGGCCGTCAATCCCACCATCGTTAACGACGCTTACGTCTCCGGTGCGGCTGACCATGTCGATATCAACATCGACACATCGTCGGGTCGTTACGACCGCACCAAATACGGCATCAACTACCCATATCTCTTCGGATCTGCTACCAAGGTAGTTCCCAATAAGATTCCGACTATTCAGCTGTCGAACTTCGGTACGCTTGACGGTGGCCCATACCCATCGCGTTCGGGCGGCATCGTTTATGACGTCGGTGATACCGTCACTAAGGTTTGGGGGAATCACACTCTCAAGGTCGGCGGATTGTGGGAGTATGCCGGAGAGAATAATTACGACCAGATCAGCGTCGATAACACGCGGCCTGGTACAACCAACAACCAGAATGGTCTCTTTGTCTTTACTGATGCGCGCGGGGGCAGCTCGGCGTCGCCCGTACCGACGTCCAAGGCAGCGGTTGCCAATGCCGCTCTTGGCCTCTTTGACACTTACGGCGAGATCGGCACGCGCTCCTACACGCTCTTCCGCGGCAATATGTTTGAGGGCTTCGCGCAGGACCAGTGGCGCGTTTCGTCAAAGCTTGTACTGGAGTATGGTACCCGCTACAGCGTCATGATGCCATATCACGCGCTATGGGGTAACCAGGCCTTCTTCAGCGAGAAGGATTACAACCCGGCTCTCGCTCCTGCCGTTAACCCCTCGACCGGCTTCATTACTGGTGGCGATCCCCTGAACGGTGTGGTCATCCCGGGCAGCGGCTTCCCAAGCTCAGCCAAGGGACACGTTCCTGACAGCATCCTGAATGGCGGCTATCAGCGTCTATTCCGCGGTTATGACAGCGGCTATTCTCCCACTGTCTACAGCAATATTCAGCCACGTTTGGGATTCGCTTATCAGGTAATGCCGGGTACTGTCTTGCGCGCCGGAGGTGGCCGCTACATTCAACGTCTCGGCATTAGCGACACGGTTCACGTTGGTGGCAATGCTCCTTTCCAGCCTGCTTCCAACGTAACTCGTGGCATCGTAGATAATCCGGGCGGCATTGGTACCAACGCTACACCACTCGCCTTTACCTCCCATGCTCATACCTATCCGAGTCCGGAGGCCTGGGGATGGAACGTGACCGCGGAACACGAGTTCCAGAATATCGGCGTCTTCACGCTTAGCTACGTGGGCCGGCGTGGATATCATCTGGAGCAACTCGCAAACGTTAACCAGCTCCGGCCCGGAACCGTGCAGGCGAACCCTGGCGTCAACCCCGATGCGCTTCGCCCATACAAGGGTTACTCCACAATTATCGAAGCAGAGAATGTGGGTGGATCGTTTTATCACTCTATGCAGGCTAACCTGAGGCGCCGCCTCACCAATGGCCTGCTCTTCGGCGTTGCTTACACCTGGTCAAAGAGCCTGGACTACGGGTCCTCCAACGGCACCAACATCATCAACGCATACGACAACAGCATTATGCATGGTCCTAGTGACTTCGATACTCGCCATGTACTTGTGGCGAACTACGTCTGGGACATTCCCTACGGAACGCATTCGACCAACGGGTTTGTCCGCAACACGCTCGGGAACTGGCAGTTCTCCGGAACGATTCAGGGGCAGTCGGGTCGCCCGCTGACGGTTTCACAGAACAACGACCGCGCAGGCGTTGGCCCCGGGTCGGGCAACCAGTTCTGGGTCGCCACGAGAAGTCCTGTTCTGTATCACCAGTTCTCAGGCGGAACAAGCTCTAAGCAGTGGTTTGAGTCCCGGGCCTTCTCGCCGGCCCCGATTGGCACCTTTGCTCCACGCGGAACCCGAGGGCTGATCTATGGCCCGGGTTTCCAGAGCTTCAGTGCTGCCCTACAAAAGGCCTTCCAAGTCATCCCAGGCCATGACAACCATCAACTCATCTTCAAGGCTGAGGCCTTCAACTACGCCAACCATCCTAACTACGATAATCCGGACATGGGTCCGACCAGCGGGACCTTCGGACGTATCACTGGAAAGGGAAATACCTACCCCTCAGAACGGCAATTCCAATTCAGCCTCCGCTATGCCTTTTAG
- a CDS encoding molybdopterin cofactor-binding domain-containing protein, whose protein sequence is MNSSSAPDKSRAHLLSRRSFLITMAGAGVVLGYARSGVDALESMASGAPEASSAGELFEPTIWYGISPAGDVTVNVIRAEMGQHIGTACARILADELEADWGKVRVVTVDSDPKWGEMVTGGSWSVWQTFPVFSRAGAAGRMALIEEGARLLGASPQSCTARLGAVHAGGRSISYGDIIVRGNLRRTYTPEQLKEIPLKAPRDRRLIGRDTLALDIASKTDGKGLYGIDAAVDGMIYGRPKIPPTRYDSKVISIDDSAAKNQPGYIRSIALDDPSGTVPGWVMVYAHNFPAAIRAADLVKVKWSSGEAAHVSERDLQQRAEQLIADPKGGSLVVDDPGVDAALASAKQKIERTYTAGTVMHYALEPVNALAFEKDGIFEIHTGNQWQTLILPVLAKALGRSQDKIVMRSYLLGGGFGRRLDGDYAVPAALAAKAVGKPVKMICTREDDMRFDCPRSPSVQVLRMGFADGGQVIAMDHQAAAGWPTATMAPAFLMKDAHGAPFDPFAIHGADHWYTVGAQRVRAIQNDLAQRTFRPGWLRSVGGGWLYWALESFMDEAAHAIGIDPVAFRLRLLDGAGRNAGSAPNSVGGAKRQAAVIARVAQKAGWGTVMPADVGLGIASSFGQERDMPTWCACVARVRVDRTSGQVTVEKLTLVVDAGTIIHPDGAAAQVEGCALWGLSMALYEGSEFVMGQPKDLNLNTYTLLRMGNVPDVEIEFIPSTEAPVGLGEPATAVIAPAIANAIFAASGARLRHLPIRPEDVRQALAHPG, encoded by the coding sequence TTGAACAGTTCATCGGCACCCGACAAGAGCCGCGCTCATCTGCTGTCGCGCCGCAGCTTTCTGATTACCATGGCGGGAGCTGGTGTCGTGCTGGGGTACGCTCGGTCCGGCGTGGACGCCTTGGAATCCATGGCCTCAGGTGCTCCTGAGGCGAGCAGCGCCGGGGAACTGTTTGAACCGACTATCTGGTATGGCATCAGCCCTGCCGGAGACGTGACGGTCAACGTAATCCGCGCCGAGATGGGTCAGCATATCGGCACTGCATGCGCTCGCATCCTGGCCGACGAGTTGGAAGCCGACTGGGGCAAGGTTCGCGTGGTGACGGTCGACTCCGATCCGAAATGGGGAGAAATGGTCACGGGAGGCAGTTGGTCCGTATGGCAGACTTTTCCGGTATTCAGCCGTGCAGGCGCCGCTGGCCGCATGGCTCTGATTGAAGAAGGCGCAAGACTGCTTGGCGCCAGCCCGCAGAGTTGTACGGCTCGCCTTGGAGCCGTGCATGCCGGTGGAAGATCAATTTCTTATGGTGACATCATTGTGCGCGGTAATTTACGGCGCACTTATACGCCCGAGCAGCTCAAAGAAATCCCGCTCAAAGCGCCGCGAGATCGACGCTTGATCGGGAGGGATACTTTGGCGCTTGATATTGCGTCAAAAACCGACGGTAAAGGTCTCTATGGAATTGATGCCGCCGTCGACGGCATGATTTATGGACGTCCCAAAATACCGCCCACGCGGTACGACTCCAAAGTCATCTCGATTGACGATTCAGCAGCAAAGAACCAGCCCGGATACATTCGCAGCATCGCTCTGGACGACCCTTCGGGCACGGTGCCTGGCTGGGTCATGGTGTACGCGCACAACTTCCCCGCAGCCATTCGTGCAGCAGATCTTGTAAAGGTGAAGTGGAGCTCAGGCGAGGCGGCTCACGTCTCCGAGCGGGATTTGCAGCAACGCGCGGAACAACTGATCGCAGACCCAAAGGGAGGCTCCCTGGTCGTCGATGATCCAGGCGTCGATGCGGCTCTCGCCTCCGCGAAGCAGAAGATCGAGCGAACCTACACTGCAGGCACCGTAATGCACTATGCGCTGGAGCCAGTCAACGCACTGGCATTTGAGAAAGATGGCATCTTCGAAATCCATACCGGAAATCAATGGCAAACTCTGATCCTGCCAGTGCTGGCCAAGGCGCTGGGCCGCAGCCAGGACAAGATTGTGATGCGCAGCTATTTGCTTGGTGGCGGATTCGGTCGTCGGCTTGACGGTGATTACGCGGTGCCGGCCGCGCTCGCTGCCAAGGCGGTCGGCAAGCCGGTCAAAATGATCTGTACGCGAGAGGACGACATGCGCTTCGACTGTCCGCGATCTCCATCGGTCCAGGTCCTTCGTATGGGCTTTGCGGATGGCGGCCAGGTGATCGCAATGGATCATCAGGCTGCTGCGGGTTGGCCTACAGCCACAATGGCTCCGGCGTTCCTGATGAAGGACGCTCATGGCGCTCCGTTCGATCCGTTCGCAATCCACGGTGCCGATCATTGGTACACGGTGGGCGCTCAACGGGTTCGTGCAATACAGAACGATCTCGCGCAGCGTACATTTCGCCCTGGGTGGCTGCGCTCGGTGGGAGGAGGATGGCTCTACTGGGCTCTGGAAAGCTTCATGGACGAAGCGGCTCATGCAATCGGTATTGATCCCGTTGCATTCCGGTTGCGTCTTCTTGACGGTGCCGGCCGCAATGCCGGGTCAGCACCGAACTCCGTCGGAGGAGCGAAACGGCAAGCGGCAGTGATTGCCCGTGTCGCGCAAAAGGCAGGCTGGGGCACCGTAATGCCCGCTGACGTGGGACTTGGGATTGCTTCCAGCTTTGGACAGGAACGCGACATGCCCACCTGGTGCGCCTGTGTTGCTCGCGTACGGGTCGATCGCACCAGCGGCCAAGTCACTGTAGAGAAACTGACCCTTGTTGTTGACGCTGGCACGATCATTCATCCCGATGGCGCCGCGGCCCAGGTAGAGGGCTGCGCATTATGGGGATTGAGCATGGCCTTGTACGAGGGATCCGAGTTCGTGATGGGCCAGCCGAAAGATTTAAACCTGAACACTTATACCCTGCTCCGCATGGGCAATGTGCCCGACGTGGAGATTGAGTTTATCCCAAGCACAGAAGCGCCCGTGGGGCTGGGAGAACCGGCGACAGCAGTGATTGCGCCAGCAATTGCCAATGCAATCTTCGCGGCTTCAGGCGCGCGCCTTCGTCATCTGCCGATCCGGCCCGAGGACGTCCGGCAAGCGCTCGCGCATCCAGGCTGA
- a CDS encoding (2Fe-2S)-binding protein: protein MTTFNLNGRTVSVHSPDDVPLLWVIRDELGLTGTKFGCGIGYCGACTVHVEGRATRSCITSVGSIAGADVTTIEGLHPEGKHPLQLAWIELQVPQCGYCQSGQIMQAATLLKDYPDPTDQDINAVMAGSLCRCMTYIRIRKAIKLAASRMREGSAT from the coding sequence ATGACCACGTTCAATCTCAATGGCCGCACGGTTTCGGTGCACAGTCCGGATGATGTGCCGTTGCTTTGGGTAATCCGAGATGAACTCGGTCTCACAGGAACCAAATTTGGCTGTGGTATCGGCTACTGTGGCGCATGCACCGTACACGTCGAGGGACGTGCCACTCGATCCTGCATTACGTCTGTCGGTTCCATCGCTGGCGCTGATGTAACGACGATCGAGGGCCTCCATCCCGAAGGAAAACATCCGCTACAGCTTGCCTGGATCGAGTTGCAGGTTCCTCAATGCGGCTATTGCCAGTCGGGACAGATCATGCAGGCGGCCACACTGCTGAAGGACTATCCAGATCCCACCGACCAGGACATCAACGCGGTGATGGCTGGAAGCCTCTGTCGATGCATGACGTACATCCGGATACGCAAGGCGATAAAGCTGGCAGCGTCGAGGATGCGGGAAGGGAGCGCCACTTGA
- a CDS encoding glycoside hydrolase family 38 C-terminal domain-containing protein, which yields MKAPDITKDHTLYVVPYAHLDTQWRWEFPQTISEYLLKTMRVNFDYIDRYPHYIFNWTGANRYRLMKEYFPADYARLQKYVAAGRWYPAGSSVEEGDVNLPGAEGIFRQILYGNEYFRKEFGKASAEYMLPDCFGFPASLPSILAHAGVKGFSTQKLNAQWQPAPKIGGPGSPEDTPEGIPFNVGMWLGLDGKGVIAALNPGGYGSNVYTDISKEPTAASVSGPQLTSEERARLTPQQAVAVARQRPQEQNWVKRVDLNGKVTGIFADYHYVGTGDIGGATQESTVKLLEAIVTKSETVLPLPPRTPFAMGETPAAQVSGAEVRVGEGPVHVVESAADQIFNDITPAMSSRLPQYKGDLELINHSAGSLTSQAYHKRWVLKNELLADAAEKASIAAMWMGGRTYPQQRLNDAWMLALAGHFHDTGAGTATPRSYQFAWNDDIIAANQFAGILTNASEAVASGLDTEVSGVPIIVFNPLNVAREDVVEANVDFPGDAPKVVQVMDAEGKEVPSQVENGKVLFVAKAPSVGYAVYNVLPGRTSNSSSELKVTYSSLENARYLVKLNTSGDVASIYDKSLNKELLAAPIRLAISNDNPKVYPAWNMDFDQEQAAPRAYIGGAARIRIRENGPVRVSLEVTRETEGSKFVQTVSLSAGDGGNRVEFGNAIDWKTLSANLKATFLLSASNEDATYNWDIGTIQRPNANERQFEVASHRWIDLSDKSGSFGTTILTDCKNGSDKPNDNTLHLTLIRSPGIQPPANGRPSGYSDQANQDWGHHEFVFGLTGHPGDWRAAQTDWQAYRLSDPLIAFQTAKHNGSLGKSFSLFHMNNSRIRVLALKKAEGSDEVILRMVELDGQPVPDVRVSFAGPIAAAREVNAQEQPVGTADVSDGVLMTSFTPYQPRTFALRLGAPATKLSPVKSQPVTLHYDLAVASNDDTKTSGGFDSTGKALPAEMLPSKIQYHDVEFELAPAKTGSPNAVIAKGQTITLPEGRYNRIYILAASAEGDQNATFQVGGAKVDLKIQDWTGFIGQWDTRLWKNKQERDWAISANHAVWPPADLQQREQRPVSPRYPEDYIGLQAGYVKRASLAWYASHQHTADGLNQPYQYSYLFAYPIDVSGSARILRLPHNEKIRILAISAVDENPTLTPAQPLYDTLNSSVNVPRESAR from the coding sequence ATGAAGGCTCCCGACATCACCAAGGACCATACTTTGTATGTCGTTCCATACGCGCATCTGGATACGCAATGGCGGTGGGAGTTTCCGCAGACCATCAGTGAATACCTGTTGAAGACGATGCGGGTGAACTTCGACTACATAGATCGATATCCGCACTATATCTTCAATTGGACCGGAGCGAATCGATATAGGCTGATGAAGGAATATTTCCCCGCAGACTACGCGAGGCTGCAAAAGTATGTCGCAGCCGGACGCTGGTATCCCGCGGGTTCTTCCGTCGAGGAAGGCGACGTCAATCTTCCTGGCGCAGAGGGGATCTTTCGTCAGATTCTTTATGGCAATGAGTATTTTAGAAAGGAATTCGGCAAAGCGAGCGCTGAGTATATGCTGCCCGACTGTTTCGGCTTTCCCGCATCGCTACCCAGCATTCTCGCGCACGCAGGCGTGAAGGGATTTTCGACTCAGAAGCTCAATGCGCAATGGCAACCGGCGCCGAAGATTGGCGGGCCGGGCTCACCCGAAGACACTCCGGAAGGCATCCCTTTCAATGTGGGGATGTGGCTCGGCCTTGATGGAAAAGGAGTGATCGCCGCGCTCAATCCTGGCGGTTACGGCAGCAACGTATACACAGATATCAGCAAGGAGCCTACGGCGGCTTCGGTATCGGGGCCGCAATTGACCAGCGAGGAACGCGCGCGCCTTACACCGCAGCAGGCCGTTGCGGTTGCAAGACAGAGGCCGCAGGAACAGAACTGGGTCAAGCGTGTCGACCTGAACGGAAAAGTCACTGGCATCTTTGCTGACTATCACTATGTGGGTACGGGCGATATTGGGGGCGCTACACAAGAGTCCACAGTGAAGCTACTTGAAGCCATTGTGACGAAGAGCGAGACCGTGTTGCCGTTGCCGCCACGAACCCCTTTCGCAATGGGCGAAACCCCGGCAGCTCAGGTCAGTGGCGCCGAGGTAAGAGTAGGTGAGGGGCCAGTGCACGTTGTAGAATCCGCTGCTGACCAGATTTTCAACGACATAACCCCGGCGATGTCCTCGCGGCTGCCGCAGTACAAGGGCGACCTCGAGCTCATCAACCATTCCGCCGGCTCGTTGACGTCGCAGGCGTATCACAAGCGCTGGGTTCTGAAAAACGAACTTCTCGCCGATGCAGCAGAGAAGGCGTCTATCGCAGCTATGTGGATGGGAGGACGAACGTACCCTCAGCAACGGCTCAATGATGCCTGGATGCTGGCGCTGGCAGGGCATTTTCACGATACCGGAGCTGGAACCGCGACCCCACGGTCATATCAGTTTGCCTGGAACGACGACATTATCGCAGCGAATCAGTTTGCGGGTATTTTAACGAACGCCAGCGAGGCGGTAGCTTCAGGACTCGACACTGAGGTTAGCGGCGTCCCTATCATTGTCTTTAATCCGCTCAACGTCGCTCGTGAAGATGTAGTAGAAGCTAACGTCGACTTTCCGGGTGACGCGCCGAAGGTCGTCCAGGTAATGGATGCGGAAGGGAAAGAAGTGCCGTCTCAGGTTGAAAATGGCAAGGTACTTTTCGTAGCGAAAGCACCTTCGGTCGGTTATGCAGTCTACAACGTTCTACCTGGACGCACATCTAACTCAAGTTCAGAGCTGAAAGTAACGTATTCCTCACTTGAGAATGCTCGATACCTCGTAAAGCTGAACACGAGCGGTGATGTCGCCAGCATCTACGACAAGTCCTTGAACAAGGAGTTGCTCGCAGCTCCAATCCGGCTAGCCATCTCGAATGACAACCCCAAGGTTTATCCGGCGTGGAATATGGACTTCGATCAGGAGCAGGCCGCTCCGCGTGCTTACATCGGCGGTGCTGCTCGCATTCGGATCAGAGAGAACGGCCCTGTTCGCGTCTCTCTCGAAGTCACACGCGAGACCGAAGGTTCCAAGTTTGTTCAGACGGTAAGCCTTTCGGCAGGGGACGGCGGCAATCGCGTAGAGTTCGGCAACGCAATCGACTGGAAGACCCTATCGGCCAATCTCAAAGCAACGTTTCTGCTAAGTGCTTCTAATGAAGATGCGACTTACAACTGGGATATCGGAACCATACAGCGGCCTAATGCCAACGAGCGCCAGTTCGAGGTTGCATCTCACCGCTGGATCGATCTCTCTGACAAGAGCGGCAGCTTCGGAACAACGATCCTGACGGATTGCAAGAACGGGTCCGACAAGCCGAATGACAACACTCTGCACCTAACCCTTATTCGGTCGCCGGGAATTCAGCCACCTGCCAACGGACGTCCGTCGGGATACAGCGATCAAGCCAACCAGGATTGGGGCCACCACGAGTTTGTGTTTGGGCTGACCGGGCATCCCGGGGATTGGCGCGCCGCCCAGACGGATTGGCAGGCTTACCGGCTGAGCGATCCGTTGATCGCTTTTCAGACGGCAAAGCACAATGGCTCGTTGGGCAAGAGCTTCTCTCTCTTCCATATGAACAACTCGCGCATCCGTGTGCTCGCTCTGAAGAAAGCGGAAGGAAGTGACGAGGTCATTCTCAGGATGGTAGAACTCGACGGCCAACCAGTGCCGGATGTGAGGGTCTCTTTTGCGGGCCCTATCGCTGCCGCACGCGAAGTAAACGCTCAGGAGCAACCCGTTGGGACCGCCGACGTAAGCGACGGTGTGCTCATGACGTCGTTTACTCCATATCAGCCGCGAACCTTTGCGCTCCGCCTCGGTGCGCCAGCCACGAAGCTCAGTCCTGTGAAGTCGCAACCGGTGACGCTTCACTACGATCTCGCCGTCGCGAGTAATGACGACACCAAAACTTCAGGTGGCTTCGATAGCACAGGCAAAGCTCTGCCAGCGGAGATGCTGCCATCAAAGATCCAATACCACGACGTGGAGTTTGAGCTCGCGCCCGCTAAAACAGGCAGCCCGAATGCCGTGATTGCAAAAGGCCAGACAATCACACTGCCCGAAGGACGGTATAACCGTATCTATATCCTTGCCGCATCGGCAGAGGGAGATCAGAACGCGACATTCCAGGTTGGCGGTGCAAAGGTTGATTTAAAGATTCAGGATTGGACCGGATTTATCGGTCAATGGGATACGCGGCTTTGGAAGAACAAGCAGGAGCGTGACTGGGCTATCTCAGCGAACCACGCGGTCTGGCCACCGGCCGATCTGCAGCAGCGCGAGCAACGCCCCGTCTCTCCTCGCTACCCCGAAGACTACATCGGCCTTCAGGCGGGGTACGTAAAACGGGCAAGCCTTGCATGGTACGCCTCACACCAGCACACCGCCGATGGCCTTAACCAGCCATATCAATACTCCTATTTGTTTGCCTATCCAATAGATGTATCCGGTAGTGCGAGAATACTGAGGTTACCTCACAATGAGAAGATTCGTATCCTTGCCATTTCGGCTGTAGATGAGAACCCAACACTTACTCCGGCACAACCTCTATATGACACGCTGAACAGTTCGGTGAATGTTCCCAGGGAATCGGCACGTTAA